A DNA window from Caulobacter mirabilis contains the following coding sequences:
- a CDS encoding NAD-glutamate dehydrogenase, whose product MKGASLHPADSGQRNATFAEALAKALGPKAGAGEAAFISQVAGDLSAEELPDAPVADLAAAFAELWRFGESRKGDAPAVRIRRWVGEDGADHGRDLLEIAQNDRPFLVDSIMGEIAEAGYPVRAMFHPLVETDGKRTSLIQVHLDALGEDRAEALTTAIGAVLAEVAMAVDDFDGMQALMARTIDELGSAPAPVTGEERAEEIAFLRWLAQDHFVFLGARVYEYPRTADGGYAAEEPLYQPEGSLGVLRDQERRVLRRASEPAILSKELRTHLEKGEPLIVAKSNLRSRVHRRAYMDYIGVKRYGADGKPSGEVRFVGLFTAEAYDEPARDVPLIRSKVAGVLARSGVTPGAHSDKRLRNILETWPRDELFQTPEDQLLDLALGVLHLFDRPRVRVFARRDPFDRFVSILMFVPRDRYDSGVRERAGKILAEAFKGRVSAYYPSFSDAPLARVHFILGVEPGQHPEPDLAAVESEIAEASRTWADRFETAVRAAPPAAGAPATLARWAGAFSGGYMDFYTGDEALCDLAEIDAMGADDFRTRAFRQVGDSSIRFRFKIYRKGEAAPLAEVMPILEHMGLKALIEDAFDLEPVSADGQREVVWVHEFLLEDQAGEHLVFADVKDAFEAAFTAVWTGRTESDGFNRLVLELGVSWREAALIRALARYRQQSGLDPSQAVQEQALRDHPGVARLILDLFRIKFDPAIAVDLKARETQAAAVMEEIVQALQAVDSLDHDRVLRRLALLVGAVKRTNFFQPAEDGQPKPYISFKVASRELDDLPAPKPYREIFVSAPHIEGVHLRFGPVARGGLRWSDRRDDFRTEVLGLVKAQQVKNAVIVPVGSKGGFYPKQLPRGGAPDAVRAEGIRAYRTFLSGLLDITDNIDADNNVVRPKFVIAHEGDDPYLVVAADKGTATFSDIANGLSEDYGFWLGDAFASGGSAGYDHKVMGITARGAWEAVKRHFREAGKDIQTTDFTVVGVGDMSGDVFGNGMLLSKHIRLLAAFDHRHIFIDPNPDSASSWEERQRMFELPRSSWEDYDKSKISKGGGVFPLTLKSIPLTPEIKALLDIKADAVSPAELKTAILKAKAELLYLGGIGTYVKARGETNADAGDKANDAIRVNGSELRVKVVGEGANLGLTQAGRIEFARGGGRINTDAIDNSAGVDSSDHEVNIKILTGMLERVGKIKTRESRNKLLASMTDDVAEHVLAHNYDQTLALSLLEQDAPAELDNHARFMTELETSGRLDRRVEGLPDAAQIAELAASHAGLVRPELAVLLAYGKLDLFDEIVATKAPDDAAFETVLEGYFPKALGQYDDEMQRHRLRREIIATVICNELINICGPTFPSRLRAAAGAGTQALITGFEAARRILRFDDSWNAVAALDGKAPAEGQLALFRALAHTLRSMTYWLARRAGDGGVDALTERYGAGVNELRVLTPGLLSSFEQKTVSRRATAFAKDGAPEGLAHEIAALQPLTTAAELVDLASATSWPVAAAARIYHQVGAAFSFDRLRAAAGEKRGGDHFERMAVRRLIEDMLAEQAQVARAVMVFAASPDAAEDADTARSTVASWAQLHSGPGRAVKRTIEEIEQAGGGWTFAKLTIANAALRELANAAGVNTGG is encoded by the coding sequence ATGAAAGGCGCAAGCCTTCACCCGGCCGACAGCGGCCAGCGCAACGCCACCTTCGCCGAGGCTCTCGCCAAGGCGCTGGGACCCAAGGCCGGAGCCGGTGAAGCCGCCTTCATTTCCCAGGTCGCCGGGGACCTTTCCGCGGAAGAACTGCCCGACGCGCCGGTCGCCGACCTGGCCGCCGCCTTCGCCGAACTGTGGCGCTTCGGCGAAAGCCGCAAGGGCGACGCTCCGGCCGTCCGCATCCGTCGCTGGGTCGGCGAGGACGGCGCCGATCACGGCCGCGACCTGCTCGAGATCGCTCAGAACGACCGCCCTTTCCTGGTCGACTCCATCATGGGCGAGATCGCCGAGGCCGGTTATCCCGTCCGCGCGATGTTCCACCCGCTTGTCGAGACCGACGGCAAACGCACCTCGTTGATCCAGGTCCATCTGGACGCGCTCGGCGAAGATCGCGCTGAGGCCCTAACCACCGCCATCGGCGCGGTGCTGGCCGAGGTGGCCATGGCGGTCGACGACTTCGACGGCATGCAGGCGCTGATGGCCCGCACGATCGATGAGCTCGGCTCGGCGCCGGCCCCGGTGACCGGCGAGGAGCGGGCGGAGGAGATCGCGTTCCTGCGCTGGCTGGCCCAGGACCATTTCGTGTTCCTCGGCGCCCGCGTCTACGAGTACCCGCGCACCGCCGACGGCGGCTACGCGGCGGAGGAGCCGCTCTACCAGCCGGAAGGCAGCCTGGGCGTCCTGCGGGACCAGGAGCGCCGCGTCCTGCGCCGCGCCAGCGAGCCGGCGATCCTGTCCAAGGAGCTGCGCACGCACCTGGAGAAGGGCGAGCCGCTCATCGTGGCCAAGTCCAACCTGCGCTCGCGCGTCCATCGCCGCGCCTACATGGACTACATCGGCGTCAAGCGTTACGGCGCCGACGGCAAGCCCTCCGGCGAGGTTCGCTTCGTCGGCCTGTTCACCGCCGAGGCCTATGACGAGCCGGCCCGCGACGTGCCGCTGATCCGCAGCAAGGTCGCCGGCGTCCTGGCCCGATCGGGCGTGACCCCCGGGGCCCACAGCGACAAGCGCCTGCGCAACATCCTGGAGACCTGGCCCCGGGACGAGCTGTTCCAGACGCCGGAAGACCAGCTGCTCGACCTGGCGCTCGGCGTGCTGCACCTGTTCGACCGGCCGCGCGTGCGCGTCTTCGCCCGTCGCGACCCGTTCGACCGCTTTGTCTCGATCCTGATGTTCGTGCCGCGCGACCGTTACGACTCGGGCGTCCGCGAACGGGCCGGCAAGATCCTGGCCGAGGCCTTCAAGGGCCGGGTGTCGGCCTACTACCCCAGCTTCTCCGACGCCCCGCTCGCGCGGGTCCACTTCATCCTCGGCGTCGAGCCGGGCCAGCACCCGGAACCGGACCTGGCCGCGGTCGAATCCGAGATCGCAGAGGCCTCCCGCACCTGGGCCGACCGCTTCGAAACCGCGGTCCGCGCCGCGCCGCCGGCCGCGGGCGCCCCGGCGACCCTGGCCCGCTGGGCCGGCGCCTTCAGCGGCGGCTACATGGATTTCTACACCGGCGACGAAGCCCTCTGCGACCTGGCCGAGATCGACGCCATGGGCGCGGACGACTTCCGCACCCGCGCCTTCCGCCAGGTCGGCGACAGCTCGATCCGCTTCCGCTTCAAGATCTACCGCAAGGGCGAGGCCGCCCCGTTGGCCGAGGTCATGCCGATCCTCGAGCACATGGGCCTGAAGGCCCTGATCGAGGACGCCTTCGACCTGGAGCCGGTCAGCGCCGACGGCCAGCGCGAAGTGGTCTGGGTCCACGAGTTCCTGCTCGAGGACCAGGCCGGCGAACATCTGGTCTTCGCCGATGTGAAGGACGCCTTCGAGGCCGCCTTCACCGCGGTCTGGACCGGCCGCACGGAGAGCGACGGCTTCAACCGTCTGGTGCTTGAGCTGGGCGTATCCTGGCGCGAGGCCGCGCTGATCCGGGCCCTGGCCCGCTACCGCCAGCAGTCTGGCCTCGACCCCAGCCAGGCCGTGCAGGAGCAGGCCCTCCGCGATCATCCGGGCGTCGCCCGTCTGATCCTCGACCTGTTCCGCATCAAGTTCGACCCGGCCATCGCCGTTGACCTGAAGGCGCGCGAGACCCAGGCCGCCGCGGTGATGGAGGAGATCGTCCAGGCGCTGCAGGCGGTGGACAGCCTCGACCACGACCGCGTCCTGCGCCGCCTGGCCCTGCTGGTCGGCGCCGTGAAGCGCACCAACTTCTTCCAGCCGGCCGAGGACGGCCAGCCCAAGCCCTACATCTCGTTCAAGGTCGCCAGCCGCGAGCTGGACGACCTGCCCGCGCCCAAGCCCTACCGCGAGATCTTCGTCTCCGCGCCGCACATCGAGGGCGTGCACCTGCGCTTCGGCCCGGTGGCCCGCGGCGGCCTGCGCTGGTCCGACCGCCGCGACGACTTCCGCACCGAGGTGCTGGGCCTGGTCAAGGCGCAGCAGGTCAAGAACGCGGTCATCGTGCCGGTCGGCTCCAAGGGCGGCTTCTATCCCAAGCAGCTGCCCCGCGGCGGCGCGCCGGACGCGGTTCGCGCGGAAGGCATCCGCGCCTACCGCACCTTCCTGTCGGGCCTGCTCGACATCACCGACAACATCGACGCCGACAACAACGTCGTGCGCCCGAAGTTCGTGATCGCCCACGAAGGCGACGACCCCTATCTGGTCGTGGCCGCCGACAAGGGCACCGCGACCTTCTCCGACATCGCCAACGGCCTGTCCGAGGACTACGGCTTCTGGCTCGGCGACGCCTTCGCCTCGGGCGGCTCGGCCGGCTACGATCACAAGGTCATGGGCATCACCGCCCGCGGCGCCTGGGAAGCGGTGAAGCGCCACTTCCGCGAGGCCGGCAAGGACATCCAGACCACCGACTTCACCGTCGTGGGCGTGGGCGACATGTCGGGCGACGTGTTCGGCAACGGCATGCTGCTCAGCAAGCATATCCGCCTGCTGGCCGCCTTCGACCACCGCCACATCTTCATCGACCCGAACCCGGATTCGGCCTCGTCGTGGGAAGAGCGCCAGCGGATGTTCGAACTGCCGCGCTCGTCCTGGGAAGACTACGACAAGAGCAAGATCTCCAAGGGCGGCGGCGTCTTCCCCCTGACGCTGAAGTCGATCCCGCTGACGCCGGAGATCAAGGCGCTGCTCGACATCAAGGCCGACGCCGTCTCGCCGGCCGAGCTGAAGACCGCGATCCTCAAGGCCAAGGCCGAACTGCTCTATCTGGGCGGCATCGGCACCTATGTGAAGGCGCGCGGCGAGACCAACGCCGACGCCGGCGACAAGGCCAACGACGCCATCCGCGTCAACGGCTCGGAGCTGCGGGTGAAGGTGGTCGGCGAAGGCGCCAACCTGGGCCTGACCCAGGCGGGTCGCATCGAGTTCGCGCGCGGAGGCGGCCGGATCAACACCGACGCCATCGACAACTCGGCGGGCGTCGACAGCTCCGACCACGAGGTCAACATCAAGATCCTGACCGGCATGTTGGAGCGCGTCGGCAAGATCAAGACCCGCGAGAGCCGCAACAAGCTGCTGGCCTCGATGACCGACGACGTCGCCGAGCACGTCCTGGCCCACAACTACGACCAGACCCTGGCGCTGTCGCTGCTGGAGCAGGACGCCCCGGCGGAGCTGGACAACCACGCCCGGTTCATGACCGAGCTGGAGACCTCCGGCCGCCTCGACCGCCGTGTCGAGGGCCTGCCGGACGCCGCCCAGATCGCCGAGCTGGCCGCCTCGCACGCCGGCCTGGTCCGGCCGGAGCTGGCGGTGCTGCTGGCCTACGGCAAGCTCGACCTGTTCGACGAGATCGTCGCCACCAAGGCGCCGGACGACGCGGCCTTCGAGACCGTGCTGGAAGGCTACTTCCCCAAGGCGCTGGGCCAGTACGACGACGAGATGCAGCGGCATCGCCTGCGTCGCGAGATCATCGCCACCGTGATCTGCAACGAGCTGATCAACATCTGCGGTCCGACCTTCCCCTCGCGCCTGCGCGCGGCGGCGGGCGCTGGAACCCAGGCGCTGATCACCGGCTTCGAGGCGGCGCGGCGCATCCTGCGCTTCGACGACAGCTGGAACGCCGTGGCGGCGCTGGACGGCAAGGCGCCGGCCGAGGGCCAACTGGCCCTGTTCCGCGCCCTGGCCCACACCCTGCGCAGCATGACCTACTGGCTGGCGCGCCGGGCGGGCGATGGCGGCGTCGACGCCCTGACCGAGCGCTACGGCGCCGGGGTGAACGAGCTGCGCGTCCTGACGCCGGGCCTGCTGTCCAGCTTCGAGCAGAAGACCGTCTCCCGCCGGGCGACCGCCTTCGCCAAGGACGGCGCGCCGGAGGGCCTGGCGCATGAGATCGCCGCCCTGCAGCCGCTGACCACCGCCGCCGAGCTGGTCGACCTGGCCAGCGCCACCAGTTGGCCGGTGGCCGCCGCGGCGCGGATCTACCACCAGGTCGGCGCCGCTTTCAGCTTCGACCGCTTGCGGGCGGCCGCGGGCGAGAAGCGCGGCGGCGACCACTTCGAGCGGATGGCCGTCCGTCGGCTGATCGAGGACATGCTCGCCGAGCAGGCCCAGGTCGCCCGGGCGGTGATGGTCTTCGCCGCCTCGCCCGACGCCGCCGAGGACGCCGACACGGCGCGCTCGACCGTCGCCTCCTGGGCGCAGCTGCACTCCGGCCCCGGCCGGGCGGTGAAGCGCACGATCGAGGAGATCGAGCAGGCCGGCGGCGGCTGGACCTTCGCCAAGCTGACCATCGCCAACGCCGCCCTGCGCGAGCTGGCCAACGCCGCTGGGGTGAACACCGGAGGTTAA
- a CDS encoding HdeD family acid-resistance protein, whose protein sequence is MTDAELGRGGRGFTVISVLFGALLVILGFLALAAPMITGLAATITLGVLIAAAGAAGLVAVIRDKGLPGRGWAILWAVAAVALGLLLAFWPASGLATITLFLAAAFIVRGVFAVGLAYSVRKALKSWWWVALGGLVTLLLGLLILFSWPVSAAVMLGVLVAVDLIVYGVALILAGFTAGR, encoded by the coding sequence ATGACCGACGCAGAGTTGGGCCGCGGGGGACGCGGCTTCACCGTCATCAGCGTGCTGTTCGGCGCGTTGCTGGTGATTCTGGGCTTCCTCGCCCTGGCCGCGCCGATGATCACCGGCCTGGCCGCCACCATCACCCTGGGCGTCCTGATCGCCGCCGCGGGCGCGGCGGGCCTGGTCGCGGTGATTCGGGACAAAGGCTTGCCGGGACGAGGATGGGCCATCCTCTGGGCTGTCGCGGCCGTCGCCCTGGGCCTGTTGTTGGCCTTCTGGCCGGCCTCGGGCCTGGCGACCATCACCCTCTTCCTGGCCGCCGCCTTCATCGTTCGCGGCGTCTTCGCCGTCGGCCTGGCCTACAGCGTCCGCAAAGCGCTGAAGAGTTGGTGGTGGGTGGCGCTGGGCGGGCTGGTCACGCTGCTGCTGGGCCTGCTGATCCTGTTCAGCTGGCCGGTCAGCGCGGCGGTGATGCTGGGCGTGCTGGTCGCGGTCGACCTGATCGTCTACGGCGTCGCCCTGATCCTCGCCGGTTTCACCGCCGGGCGTTAG
- a CDS encoding dienelactone hydrolase family protein, whose product MKPASTVAGHADRIASGFTVMKPDGPGPFPVVLQMHGCAGAQPFQRHYAVEAVKAGAAVVIVDSLKPRGLSRLDGSLFVCTGTMLRGAQRAADLYAVIHWLKGQGWADSRRIVAAGWSHGGWTIMDALAQGDGAARMTGLADAGPDLLRGLRGTFLVYPYAAYPSLTTNRGWNGARPRVFAVLGGRDAVVGVKHPQRSLDRLKRDGLAVDVLTFPEATHAFDDDDANDPRTQYRADLSSQARAYYVNALKASFA is encoded by the coding sequence ATGAAACCCGCCTCGACCGTCGCCGGACACGCCGACCGCATCGCCTCCGGCTTCACCGTGATGAAGCCGGACGGCCCGGGCCCCTTCCCCGTGGTCCTGCAGATGCACGGCTGCGCCGGCGCCCAGCCGTTCCAGAGGCACTACGCCGTCGAGGCGGTGAAGGCCGGGGCGGCGGTGGTCATTGTCGACAGCCTGAAGCCGCGCGGCCTATCGCGGCTGGACGGCAGCCTGTTCGTCTGCACGGGTACGATGCTGCGCGGCGCCCAGCGGGCCGCCGATCTCTATGCGGTCATCCATTGGCTGAAGGGCCAGGGCTGGGCCGACAGCCGCCGGATCGTGGCGGCGGGCTGGAGCCATGGAGGCTGGACCATCATGGACGCCCTGGCCCAGGGCGACGGCGCGGCGCGGATGACTGGTCTCGCGGACGCGGGTCCCGACCTGCTGCGCGGTCTGCGCGGGACCTTCCTCGTCTATCCCTACGCCGCCTATCCCTCGCTGACGACCAACCGCGGCTGGAACGGCGCCCGGCCCAGGGTCTTCGCGGTGCTGGGCGGGCGGGATGCTGTGGTGGGGGTGAAGCATCCGCAACGGTCGCTGGATCGGCTCAAGCGCGATGGCCTGGCGGTCGACGTCCTCACGTTCCCGGAGGCGACCCACGCCTTCGACGATGACGACGCCAACGATCCGCGCACCCAATATCGGGCGGACCTCTCGAGCCAGGCCCGCGCCTATTATGTGAACGCCCTGAAGGCCTCGTTCGCCTAA
- the purH gene encoding bifunctional phosphoribosylaminoimidazolecarboxamide formyltransferase/IMP cyclohydrolase codes for MPAAPDYPAASDRAPIKRALLSVSDKTGLVEAAKVLADLGVELVSTGGTKAAIAAAGLPVKDVSDLTGFPEMMDGRVKTLHPIVHGGLLGVRDAADHAKAMTDHGIGGIDLLYVNLYPFEATVAKGGDWAECVENIDIGGPAMIRSAAKNHGYVAVCTDPADMAEVIEALKTDGATSLDLRKRLAARAYARTAAYDAAISTWFAQQQEQTYPQRKAIAGTLIQTMRYGENPHQSAAFYAQGPARPGVANARQLQGKELSYNNIADTDAAFELVAEFDAPACVIVKHANPCGVATGDDLLSAYKRALECDPVSAFGGIVAVNRKLDRAAAEAIVEVFTEVVIAPDADDDAVAVFAAKKNLRLLVTGALPDAHSAGEVFRSVAGGFLVQSRDTTLIKPADLKIVTKRQPTQDEIRDMLFAFTIGKHVKSNAIVFARAGQTLGIGAGQMNRKDSARIAAIRAADFGLDLKGSACASEAFFPFADGLIQAAEAGATAVIQPGGSIRDEEVIAAADERGLAMAFTGIRVFRH; via the coding sequence ATGCCTGCCGCCCCCGACTATCCCGCCGCTTCCGACCGCGCGCCGATCAAGCGCGCCCTGCTGTCGGTGTCCGACAAGACCGGCCTGGTCGAGGCGGCCAAGGTGCTGGCGGATCTGGGCGTCGAACTGGTCTCGACCGGCGGCACCAAGGCGGCGATCGCGGCGGCCGGCCTGCCGGTGAAGGACGTTAGCGACCTGACCGGCTTCCCCGAGATGATGGACGGCCGGGTGAAGACCCTGCACCCGATCGTGCACGGCGGCCTGCTGGGCGTCCGCGACGCGGCCGACCACGCCAAGGCCATGACCGACCACGGCATCGGCGGCATCGACCTGCTGTACGTAAACCTCTACCCGTTCGAGGCCACCGTCGCGAAGGGCGGCGACTGGGCCGAATGCGTCGAGAACATCGACATCGGCGGCCCGGCGATGATCCGCTCGGCGGCCAAGAACCACGGCTACGTCGCCGTCTGCACCGATCCGGCCGACATGGCCGAGGTGATCGAGGCCCTGAAGACGGACGGCGCCACCTCGCTCGACCTGCGCAAGCGTCTGGCCGCGCGCGCCTATGCCCGCACCGCCGCCTATGACGCGGCGATCTCGACCTGGTTCGCCCAGCAGCAGGAGCAGACCTATCCGCAGCGCAAGGCGATCGCCGGCACGCTGATCCAGACCATGCGCTACGGCGAGAACCCGCACCAGTCGGCGGCCTTCTACGCCCAGGGTCCGGCCCGTCCGGGCGTGGCCAACGCCAGGCAGCTCCAGGGCAAGGAGCTCAGCTACAACAACATCGCCGACACCGACGCCGCCTTCGAGCTGGTCGCCGAGTTCGACGCCCCGGCCTGCGTCATCGTCAAGCACGCCAACCCCTGCGGCGTGGCCACGGGGGACGACCTGCTGTCGGCCTACAAGCGCGCGCTGGAGTGTGATCCGGTCTCGGCCTTCGGCGGCATCGTGGCGGTCAACCGTAAGCTCGACCGGGCGGCGGCCGAGGCTATCGTCGAGGTGTTCACCGAGGTGGTCATCGCCCCGGACGCCGATGATGACGCGGTCGCCGTGTTCGCCGCCAAGAAGAACCTGCGGCTGCTGGTCACCGGCGCTCTGCCGGACGCCCATTCGGCCGGCGAGGTGTTCCGCTCGGTCGCCGGCGGCTTCCTGGTCCAGAGTCGCGACACCACCCTGATCAAGCCCGCCGATCTGAAGATCGTCACCAAGCGCCAGCCGACGCAGGACGAGATCCGCGACATGCTGTTCGCCTTCACCATCGGCAAGCACGTCAAGTCGAACGCCATCGTCTTCGCCCGCGCCGGCCAGACCCTGGGCATCGGGGCCGGCCAGATGAACCGCAAGGACAGCGCCCGCATCGCGGCCATCCGCGCCGCGGACTTCGGCCTGGACCTGAAGGGCAGCGCCTGCGCGTCGGAAGCCTTCTTCCCGTTCGCCGACGGCCTGATCCAGGCCGCCGAGGCCGGCGCGACGGCGGTGATCCAGCCGGGCGGCTCGATCCGCGATGAGGAGGTCATCGCCGCCGCCGACGAACGCGGCCTGGCCATGGCCTTCACCGGCATCCGGGTGTTCCGTCACTAA
- a CDS encoding heparinase II/III family protein — MEGARLSSSSSIILALQAAGEGARRLAEREWFGTPVHALIIARPRPEGLAANPRDLRPVEPERGRKILAGTLELAGGQLAVGPQGDPFDRASPNRRFAIALHRMDWMADLLSAGDAGARRGIRLVADWKRVFGRWNGFSWSPNVVERRVFNLACAARRLTTGASDAERTEFLNDLARQARHLARIRQSPERSLERAVAAGVAGCALGGDAGERLIDFALNRLARELPSTVSADGVHASRSPEAGLELLLDLLTLDDALHQRGRAGPEALPRAIDRLSAAVRFFTLPDGRLADFQGGDASSAKRIAAALAHEDSEARARRRAPHSGYERLESQALTIMADAAAPARGRWSATACAQPAALAISCGVDRIIVGCGWSLDSGASHALRLTDAASTANLADMSTGVPLRGFAAATLGERLIGGPLAVESRRQETEAAAWLEMSHEGWVKRFGLVHERKLYLDKATEELRGEDGFLPKVQKELEGPRRYTPFTVRFHVHPDAQASLARDKKSVLLKGAHEQGWWLRNDAVEVSIEPSLHVENGVQRRTVQVVLRGQASADKGGKVRWKLSRAEG, encoded by the coding sequence GTGGAGGGGGCGCGTCTGTCATCGTCATCCTCGATCATCCTTGCCCTCCAGGCGGCGGGCGAGGGCGCTCGGCGTCTGGCGGAACGTGAATGGTTCGGCACGCCGGTCCACGCCCTGATCATCGCCCGCCCCCGGCCGGAGGGTCTGGCCGCCAACCCGCGCGACCTGCGCCCCGTCGAGCCTGAGCGCGGTCGCAAGATCCTGGCCGGAACGCTCGAACTGGCCGGCGGCCAGCTGGCCGTCGGGCCGCAAGGCGACCCGTTCGACCGGGCCAGCCCCAACCGCCGCTTCGCGATCGCCCTGCACCGCATGGACTGGATGGCCGACCTGCTGTCGGCCGGCGACGCGGGCGCCCGGCGCGGCATCCGCCTGGTCGCCGACTGGAAGCGGGTGTTCGGACGCTGGAACGGCTTCTCCTGGAGCCCGAACGTCGTCGAGCGGCGCGTGTTCAACCTGGCCTGCGCTGCGCGGCGGCTGACCACCGGCGCCTCGGACGCGGAGCGGACCGAGTTCCTCAACGACCTGGCGCGGCAGGCCCGGCATCTGGCCCGTATCCGCCAATCGCCCGAGCGATCGTTGGAGCGGGCCGTGGCCGCGGGCGTGGCCGGCTGCGCCCTGGGCGGTGACGCGGGCGAGCGGCTGATCGACTTCGCGCTGAACCGGCTGGCCCGGGAACTGCCGTCGACGGTCTCGGCGGACGGGGTGCACGCCTCGCGCTCGCCGGAGGCCGGGCTGGAGCTGCTGCTCGACCTGCTGACGCTCGACGACGCCTTGCACCAGCGCGGCCGCGCGGGACCGGAGGCCCTGCCGCGCGCCATCGACCGCCTGAGCGCGGCGGTGCGGTTCTTCACCTTGCCCGACGGTCGTCTGGCGGATTTCCAGGGCGGCGACGCTTCCAGCGCCAAGCGGATCGCCGCGGCGCTCGCGCATGAAGACAGCGAGGCCCGCGCCCGCCGCCGGGCGCCGCATTCGGGCTACGAGCGCCTCGAGTCCCAGGCGCTGACCATCATGGCGGACGCCGCGGCGCCGGCCAGGGGGCGGTGGAGCGCGACGGCCTGCGCCCAGCCGGCGGCGCTGGCGATCAGCTGCGGCGTCGATCGGATCATCGTCGGGTGCGGTTGGAGCCTGGACTCCGGCGCGTCGCACGCCCTGCGGCTGACCGACGCCGCCTCGACCGCCAACCTCGCCGACATGTCGACCGGCGTGCCGCTGCGCGGCTTCGCGGCGGCGACACTGGGCGAGCGGCTGATCGGCGGCCCGTTGGCGGTCGAGAGCCGGCGACAGGAGACCGAGGCCGCCGCCTGGCTGGAGATGAGCCACGAGGGCTGGGTCAAGCGCTTCGGCCTGGTTCACGAACGCAAACTGTATCTGGACAAGGCGACCGAGGAACTGCGGGGCGAGGACGGGTTCCTCCCGAAGGTGCAGAAGGAACTGGAAGGCCCCCGCCGCTACACGCCGTTCACGGTGCGCTTCCACGTCCATCCCGACGCCCAGGCCTCGCTGGCGCGCGACAAGAAGAGCGTCCTGCTGAAGGGCGCGCACGAACAGGGCTGGTGGCTGCGCAACGACGCCGTCGAGGTCTCGATCGAGCCGTCGCTGCATGTCGAGAACGGCGTCCAGCGCCGCACGGTGCAGGTCGTCCTCCGCGGCCAGGCCAGCGCCGACAAGGGCGGCAAGGTCCGCTGGAAGCTCTCGCGGGCCGAGGGGTGA
- the rpe gene encoding ribulose-phosphate 3-epimerase, whose product MSTPIIAPSILASDFAKLGEECRAIEAAGADWVHIDVMDGHFVPNITIGPDVVKALRPHVKIPFDVHLMIAPVDPYLEAFISAGADIVTIHPEAGPHLHRSLKRIRELGAKAGVVFNPSAPVEYVEWILEDVDQLLVMTVNPGFGGQSFISSQLRKIERLRKMIDAAGLDIQLEVDGGVTPVTAPQCVAAGATALVAGSAVFKGGPEAYAANIRALKGG is encoded by the coding sequence ATGTCCACGCCGATCATCGCCCCGTCCATCCTCGCCTCAGACTTCGCCAAGCTCGGGGAGGAGTGCCGCGCCATCGAGGCCGCCGGCGCCGACTGGGTCCATATCGACGTGATGGACGGCCACTTCGTGCCGAACATCACCATCGGTCCGGACGTGGTGAAGGCCCTGCGGCCGCACGTGAAGATCCCGTTCGACGTCCACCTGATGATCGCGCCGGTCGATCCGTACCTGGAAGCCTTCATCTCGGCGGGCGCCGACATCGTCACCATCCATCCGGAAGCCGGTCCGCATCTGCACCGCTCGCTGAAGCGCATCCGCGAGCTGGGCGCCAAGGCCGGGGTGGTGTTCAACCCGTCGGCGCCGGTCGAGTACGTCGAGTGGATCCTGGAGGACGTCGACCAGCTGCTGGTCATGACGGTGAACCCGGGCTTTGGCGGCCAGAGCTTCATCTCCAGCCAGCTCCGCAAGATCGAGCGCCTGCGCAAGATGATCGACGCCGCCGGCCTGGACATCCAGCTGGAAGTCGACGGCGGGGTCACCCCGGTCACGGCGCCGCAGTGCGTCGCCGCCGGGGCCACGGCCCTGGTCGCCGGCTCCGCCGTCTTCAAGGGCGGACCCGAAGCCTACGCCGCCAACATCCGCGCCCTGAAGGGGGGCTGA